One window of the Rhodococcus sovatensis genome contains the following:
- a CDS encoding diacylglycerol kinase: MTITVLTNPTAGNGRAARVSEVVVARLRERGRRVVTIEGRTPGDALESTKRAVRAGTDALVAVGGDGLVNLALQAVATTATPLAVAPAGTGNDFARLLGVPLGDPAAAADIVGEGRIRTMDLGRVDGRWFATVLSSGFDSLVTERANRLRWPRGPLRYNIAMLLELSRFRPIPYRLELDDLSFDVDATLVTVGNGPTYGGGMAICPGARADDGLLDVTVVRASSRTRLVRLFPTLYKGTHITLPEVDTYRATRVTLTAPGMVAYADGERFPPLPVCAEVVPHAVDVLVGSASRLGQ, translated from the coding sequence GTGACCATCACCGTCCTGACGAACCCCACTGCCGGGAACGGACGTGCAGCTCGGGTATCGGAAGTCGTGGTCGCGCGGCTTCGCGAACGTGGTAGACGCGTCGTCACCATCGAGGGCCGAACACCCGGCGATGCGCTCGAATCGACCAAGCGAGCCGTTCGCGCCGGAACGGACGCGCTCGTAGCCGTCGGAGGTGATGGACTGGTCAACCTGGCGCTGCAAGCCGTAGCCACGACTGCAACACCACTTGCGGTAGCACCCGCAGGAACGGGCAACGACTTCGCTCGCCTTCTCGGCGTGCCACTCGGTGATCCAGCTGCGGCGGCCGACATCGTCGGCGAAGGCAGAATTCGAACCATGGATCTCGGACGGGTCGACGGCAGATGGTTCGCCACCGTTCTTTCCAGCGGATTCGACAGCCTGGTGACCGAACGCGCGAACAGACTGCGCTGGCCGAGGGGGCCGTTGCGTTACAACATTGCGATGCTGTTGGAACTGAGTAGGTTTCGGCCCATTCCCTACCGACTCGAACTCGACGATCTGTCCTTCGACGTCGACGCCACACTGGTGACCGTCGGAAATGGTCCTACCTACGGCGGCGGAATGGCAATCTGCCCCGGCGCGCGTGCCGACGACGGTCTACTCGACGTCACAGTCGTACGGGCGTCGAGTAGAACCCGATTGGTCAGACTCTTCCCCACTCTGTACAAGGGAACTCACATCACCTTGCCCGAGGTCGATACCTATCGCGCAACACGAGTGACTCTGACGGCCCCGGGGATGGTCGCCTACGCGGACGGTGAACGGTTCCCACCGCTACCCGTGTGCGCGGAAGTCGTGCCCCACGCCGTCGACGTGCTGGTGGGGTCGGCGTCCAGGCTCGGACAGTGA
- the pspM gene encoding phage shock envelope stress response protein PspM, which produces MPVSESVSVVRGAADTARRTVESAVQAVGRWNDPRQKHIRRIRRARRRGTWLGGASGVSAASTAGLAVASAPEWTMIVSGGGAAVFAVPAVLALGRYRRLKAQPMPTARPAKTVLPHRSSAAFEPMSRLAGAQLSLYELAGILMRSEFVDPAEVAETAEVAGSAAHALTDMAADVVAMERAAEGSARAAGHLATTIAAAAVELDNGVDQYEELVAAAARLTSPNGLPSSAVAGRKAELISATDRLEGWASALAELAAIRSRHL; this is translated from the coding sequence ATGCCCGTATCCGAGTCGGTGTCCGTAGTGCGCGGCGCTGCGGACACTGCTCGTCGTACCGTGGAGTCGGCGGTCCAAGCGGTAGGGCGTTGGAACGACCCACGACAGAAGCACATTCGCCGCATTCGTCGCGCCAGACGCCGTGGTACCTGGTTGGGTGGTGCGTCCGGCGTCTCGGCGGCGTCCACTGCTGGACTTGCGGTGGCGTCGGCGCCGGAGTGGACGATGATCGTGAGCGGCGGCGGTGCTGCCGTGTTCGCGGTTCCTGCCGTCTTGGCGCTCGGTCGCTACCGGCGTTTGAAAGCTCAGCCGATGCCTACCGCCAGGCCAGCCAAGACCGTACTGCCGCACCGATCCTCTGCGGCGTTCGAGCCGATGTCTCGTCTGGCGGGTGCGCAGCTGAGTCTGTACGAGCTCGCCGGAATCCTGATGCGGTCGGAGTTCGTCGACCCGGCGGAAGTAGCGGAGACCGCGGAGGTGGCCGGCAGTGCTGCTCACGCGTTGACGGACATGGCCGCCGATGTCGTCGCCATGGAGCGTGCTGCGGAGGGAAGCGCTCGCGCAGCGGGTCATCTCGCAACGACAATCGCCGCCGCCGCAGTCGAATTGGACAACGGCGTCGATCAGTACGAGGAACTGGTGGCAGCTGCAGCGCGCTTGACCAGTCCCAACGGACTACCGTCCAGCGCAGTCGCAGGGCGCAAAGCCGAGTTGATCTCGGCAACGGACCGCCTGGAAGGGTGGGCGAGTGCGCTCGCGGAGTTGGCTGCGATCAGAAGTCGGCATCTCTGA
- a CDS encoding PspA/IM30 family protein, producing the protein MANPFVKAWKYMMALFNSKIDEKADPKVQIQQAIEDAQRQHQALSQQAASVIGNQRQLEMKLSRQLDEVEKLNANARQAVTLADQAAAAGDVDKATQYTNAAEAFAAQLVTAEQGVEDLKVLHDQSLQAASQAKKAVEQNAMALQAKVAERTKLLSQLEQAKMQEKVSESLRSMDSTLSAPGNTPSLDAVRDKIERRYADALGSAELAQNTVSGRMMEVQQASVQMAGHSRLEQIRASMAGDSLPSGNSASAAKPSIAKSPNATPEPPAQN; encoded by the coding sequence ATGGCTAATCCTTTCGTCAAGGCCTGGAAGTACATGATGGCGCTCTTCAATTCCAAAATCGACGAGAAGGCCGACCCCAAGGTTCAGATTCAGCAGGCGATCGAAGACGCGCAGCGCCAGCACCAGGCACTGTCTCAGCAGGCCGCGTCGGTGATCGGCAACCAGCGGCAGCTGGAAATGAAGCTGAGCCGGCAGCTCGACGAGGTCGAGAAGCTCAATGCAAACGCACGGCAGGCAGTGACTCTCGCCGACCAGGCTGCGGCAGCAGGCGACGTCGACAAGGCCACCCAATACACGAACGCCGCCGAGGCGTTCGCTGCGCAGCTCGTGACCGCCGAGCAGGGCGTCGAGGACTTGAAAGTTCTGCACGATCAGTCCCTGCAGGCCGCGTCGCAGGCAAAGAAAGCAGTCGAGCAGAACGCGATGGCCCTGCAGGCAAAGGTCGCCGAACGCACGAAGCTGCTCAGCCAGCTCGAACAAGCGAAGATGCAGGAAAAGGTCAGCGAGTCGTTGCGGTCGATGGACAGCACACTGTCTGCACCTGGCAACACTCCGAGCCTGGACGCCGTTCGCGACAAGATCGAGCGTCGCTACGCGGATGCACTCGGTTCCGCCGAGCTTGCGCAGAACACGGTGTCCGGACGCATGATGGAGGTGCAGCAGGCATCGGTACAGATGGCCGGGCACAGTAGGCTCGAGCAGATTCGGGCCTCGATGGCAGGCGATTCGTTGCCGTCGGGTAACTCGGCCTCCGCGGCCAAGCCGTCCATCGCGAAGTCGCCGAACGCGACCCCCGAGCCCCCGGCACAGAACTAG
- a CDS encoding helix-turn-helix domain-containing protein: MALLLREALGDSLRRTRVAQSRTLREVSNTARVSLGYLSEVERGRKEASSELLAAICDALAVPLADVMSDVSVSLSEWAVASRAAEAEATASAEEASPRISGETRVVIPAPARALAAA; this comes from the coding sequence ATGGCGCTGCTATTGCGTGAAGCACTCGGCGACAGCCTGCGGCGCACTCGCGTTGCACAGAGCCGGACACTGCGCGAAGTCTCCAACACGGCGCGTGTCAGCCTCGGCTACCTTTCCGAGGTCGAACGAGGACGAAAGGAAGCATCGAGCGAGCTTCTCGCGGCGATCTGCGATGCGCTCGCAGTTCCCCTTGCAGATGTGATGAGCGATGTCAGCGTGTCCCTGTCCGAGTGGGCAGTCGCCTCGCGAGCAGCCGAAGCGGAAGCCACGGCCAGCGCCGAAGAAGCGTCGCCTCGTATCTCCGGTGAGACCAGAGTGGTAATTCCTGCGCCTGCGCGGGCTCTCGCTGCTGCGTGA
- the pgsA gene encoding CDP-diacylglycerol--glycerol-3-phosphate 3-phosphatidyltransferase has protein sequence MTDGVPPPRVPPTAGLPHGNSVTGRTEDVPILNIANVLTVLRIALVPVFLVVLFVGDGHDTRWRIGATVVFAVAAITDRIDGQLARKYGLVTEFGKMADPIADKALIGAALIGLSILGDLAWWVTIVIAAREIGITLVRFAVLRHGVIPAGRGGKVKTLVQSFAIGFYLFPLPDEVRFASVTLMGLAVFLTVYTGLDYIVQAIRLRRGAPSG, from the coding sequence ATGACCGACGGAGTGCCGCCGCCACGAGTGCCACCGACCGCGGGGCTCCCGCACGGTAACTCGGTGACCGGACGCACCGAGGACGTGCCGATCCTCAACATCGCCAACGTCCTGACCGTCCTGCGGATCGCCCTCGTTCCGGTCTTCCTCGTTGTGCTGTTCGTCGGGGACGGCCACGACACGCGGTGGCGTATAGGTGCGACCGTGGTCTTTGCTGTCGCCGCCATCACCGATCGCATCGATGGGCAGTTGGCCCGCAAGTACGGCCTGGTGACCGAATTCGGCAAGATGGCCGACCCGATTGCGGACAAAGCGCTGATCGGTGCGGCATTGATCGGACTCTCGATACTCGGAGACCTCGCATGGTGGGTGACCATCGTCATCGCGGCACGTGAAATCGGGATCACCCTGGTTCGCTTCGCGGTGCTGAGACACGGCGTCATACCTGCAGGCCGGGGCGGCAAGGTGAAAACGCTCGTTCAGAGTTTTGCGATCGGATTCTATCTGTTCCCGCTACCCGATGAAGTGCGGTTCGCGTCGGTCACGCTGATGGGATTGGCCGTCTTCCTGACGGTGTACACCGGCCTCGACTACATCGTGCAAGCGATTCGACTGCGGCGTGGCGCGCCGTCGGGCTGA
- a CDS encoding amino-acid N-acetyltransferase, with protein sequence MVVRRARTSDIPEIKRLIDIYAGKILLEKNLVTLYEAVQEFWVAERAGTVLGCGALHVLWADLGEVRTVAVDPSAKGHGAGHLIVDKLVQVARELALQKLFVLTFEVDFFARHGFVEIEGTPVTAEVYAEMCRSYDTGVAEFLDLSYVKPNTLGNTRMLLSF encoded by the coding sequence TTGGTAGTCCGACGAGCGCGCACCTCCGATATCCCCGAGATCAAGCGTCTGATCGACATCTACGCGGGCAAAATTCTCCTGGAGAAGAATCTGGTCACTCTGTACGAGGCAGTCCAGGAGTTCTGGGTCGCCGAGCGCGCTGGGACGGTTCTCGGTTGCGGTGCGCTACACGTATTGTGGGCCGACCTCGGTGAGGTACGCACAGTTGCAGTCGATCCATCCGCCAAGGGTCATGGCGCAGGACATCTCATCGTGGACAAGCTGGTCCAGGTAGCCCGCGAACTGGCGCTGCAGAAGCTATTCGTGCTCACCTTCGAGGTCGACTTCTTCGCACGCCACGGTTTCGTGGAAATAGAAGGGACACCGGTCACGGCCGAGGTCTACGCCGAAATGTGCAGATCGTACGACACCGGTGTCGCCGAATTCCTCGACCTCAGCTACGTCAAGCCGAACACGCTTGGTAATACCAGGATGCTGCTGTCGTTCTGA
- a CDS encoding YciI family protein, with protein MALFAVHYTYSPTTTDGRDTHRATHRAWLADLLEQKVLVSSGPYVEGSGALIIAEGNDLESVQQLFAQDPFAIENLVETSTITEWKPVMGAFA; from the coding sequence ATGGCACTGTTCGCCGTCCACTACACGTACTCCCCCACCACCACGGACGGGCGAGACACCCACCGTGCGACCCACCGGGCATGGCTCGCGGATCTGCTGGAGCAGAAGGTATTGGTCTCGAGCGGCCCGTACGTCGAGGGAAGCGGCGCCCTCATCATCGCGGAGGGCAACGACCTCGAGTCTGTGCAGCAATTGTTCGCACAGGACCCGTTCGCGATCGAGAACCTCGTGGAGACATCCACGATCACCGAATGGAAGCCGGTCATGGGCGCGTTCGCGTAG
- a CDS encoding FtsK/SpoIIIE family DNA translocase, which produces MSAVGRGVSSTWSMAAKGVGATTRTVSKAKDIEHGHRRDGIALGLIAVSVIVAAAVWFSAGGPVGEWIEIAVRAVVGDAGYLVPVLGVALAVVLMRSEPNPEIRPRLVLGSILVALPVLGLWHMAAGFPGDADGRATGGGFVGYVAGGPIADGVTVWLAVPLLLMAGLFGVLLLTGTTVRDIPDRLRALFGTDSRGDEYGDYDPEDYGSEFGEDAYGDYDADTFDADGYPVHGAGADPYDNYPTEEYIPVKKPRARKSSPVEEPTEVIAAAPAPADVAPAPAPPRPKPKPIVKAAEPKAAAEEEKIVVDRVVDGDYTLPSLSLLIDGDPPKTRSQANDAMIEAISEVLDQFKIDAAVTGFTRGPTVTRYEVELGPGVKVEKITALARNIAYAVATDNVRLLAPIPGKSAVGIEVPNSDREMVRLADVLTAPSTRKDHHPLVIGLGKDIEGDFVSANLAKMPHLLVAGSTGSGKSSFVNSMLVSLLARATPDEVRMILIDPKMVELTPYEGIPHLITPIITQPKKAAAALAWLVEEMEQRYQDMQINKVRHVDDFNKKVRSGEITAPLGSERVYRPYPYILAIVDELADLMMTAPRDVEDAIVRITQKARAAGIHLVLATQRPSVDVVTGLIKTNVPSRLAFATSSLTDSRVILDQGGAEKLIGMGDALFLPMGAGKPTRLQGAFITDEEISAVVDFAKNQAEPDYNETVTAAKASEKKDVDPDIGDDLDVLLQAVELVVSSQFGSTSMLQRKLRVGFAKAGRLMDLMENRGVVGPSEGSKAREVLIKPDELDGLLWSIRGGDPDEAPSDDE; this is translated from the coding sequence ATGTCCGCGGTCGGCCGCGGAGTGTCGTCCACATGGTCGATGGCGGCAAAGGGTGTCGGCGCGACCACACGGACCGTGAGCAAGGCCAAGGACATCGAGCACGGTCACCGGCGCGACGGGATTGCGCTCGGGCTCATCGCCGTCAGCGTCATCGTCGCCGCAGCGGTGTGGTTCAGTGCCGGAGGTCCAGTCGGCGAATGGATCGAGATCGCGGTGCGTGCTGTGGTCGGCGACGCCGGATACCTCGTCCCCGTTCTCGGTGTGGCGCTGGCAGTCGTTCTGATGCGGTCGGAGCCCAATCCAGAGATCCGGCCTCGCCTCGTCCTCGGGTCGATCCTGGTCGCGTTGCCGGTGCTCGGTCTGTGGCACATGGCAGCAGGCTTCCCGGGGGACGCAGACGGGCGTGCCACCGGCGGTGGTTTCGTCGGCTATGTCGCGGGCGGGCCGATCGCTGATGGCGTGACGGTCTGGTTGGCAGTTCCTCTTCTTCTGATGGCCGGTCTGTTCGGCGTCTTGTTGTTGACCGGCACGACGGTGCGTGACATTCCGGACCGACTCCGCGCGTTGTTCGGAACCGACAGCCGCGGCGACGAATACGGCGACTACGATCCGGAAGACTACGGTTCGGAATTCGGCGAGGACGCGTACGGCGACTACGACGCCGACACTTTCGATGCTGACGGCTACCCCGTACACGGCGCAGGTGCGGATCCATACGACAACTACCCGACCGAGGAGTACATCCCGGTCAAGAAGCCCCGGGCGCGCAAGAGCTCGCCGGTCGAAGAGCCCACCGAGGTCATCGCTGCTGCTCCCGCACCTGCCGACGTGGCACCGGCGCCCGCTCCGCCGCGCCCGAAGCCCAAGCCGATCGTCAAGGCGGCTGAGCCCAAGGCCGCAGCAGAAGAAGAGAAGATCGTCGTCGACCGGGTGGTCGACGGTGACTACACGTTGCCTTCGCTGTCACTGCTGATCGACGGGGATCCGCCCAAGACTCGCAGCCAAGCGAACGACGCGATGATCGAGGCTATTTCCGAAGTCCTCGACCAGTTCAAGATCGATGCCGCAGTCACCGGGTTCACCCGTGGGCCGACCGTGACGCGCTACGAGGTCGAGTTGGGGCCGGGCGTCAAGGTCGAGAAGATCACCGCTCTTGCGCGCAACATCGCGTATGCCGTCGCGACGGACAACGTCCGTCTGCTCGCTCCGATTCCGGGCAAGTCCGCGGTCGGTATCGAGGTGCCCAACTCCGACCGCGAGATGGTCCGCCTCGCCGACGTATTGACTGCCCCGTCGACCAGGAAGGATCATCACCCCCTCGTCATCGGCCTCGGCAAGGACATCGAAGGCGACTTCGTCAGCGCCAACCTCGCGAAGATGCCGCACCTCCTGGTTGCCGGTTCCACCGGTTCCGGCAAGTCCAGTTTCGTGAACTCCATGCTCGTTTCGTTGCTCGCACGCGCGACGCCGGACGAAGTGCGGATGATCCTGATCGACCCCAAGATGGTCGAGCTGACGCCCTACGAGGGCATTCCGCACCTGATCACACCCATCATCACGCAGCCGAAGAAGGCGGCGGCGGCGCTGGCGTGGCTCGTGGAGGAAATGGAACAGCGCTACCAGGACATGCAGATCAACAAGGTCCGGCACGTCGACGACTTCAACAAGAAGGTCCGATCCGGCGAGATCACCGCGCCACTCGGAAGTGAACGCGTCTACCGTCCATACCCGTACATCCTTGCAATCGTCGACGAGCTCGCCGACCTGATGATGACGGCCCCACGCGACGTCGAGGACGCGATCGTCCGCATCACCCAGAAAGCGCGAGCGGCGGGAATCCACCTCGTCCTCGCGACGCAGCGTCCATCGGTAGACGTCGTGACCGGTCTGATCAAGACGAACGTGCCATCGCGTCTGGCGTTCGCGACGTCCTCCCTGACCGACTCGCGCGTCATTCTCGACCAGGGCGGCGCGGAGAAGCTGATCGGTATGGGCGATGCGTTGTTCCTGCCCATGGGGGCGGGTAAGCCGACCCGGTTGCAGGGTGCGTTCATCACCGACGAGGAGATCTCGGCTGTCGTCGATTTCGCCAAGAACCAGGCGGAACCTGACTACAACGAGACGGTCACTGCGGCCAAAGCGTCGGAGAAGAAGGACGTCGATCCGGATATCGGCGACGATCTCGACGTGCTTCTGCAAGCTGTCGAACTCGTCGTCTCGAGTCAGTTCGGATCGACGTCGATGCTGCAGCGGAAGCTTCGCGTCGGCTTCGCCAAAGCCGGCAGGCTGATGGATCTGATGGAGAACCGAGGGGTAGTGGGGCCGAGCGAAGGTTCCAAGGCGCGCGAGGTGCTGATCAAGCCCGACGAACTGGACGGGCTGCTGTGGTCGATCCGCGGCGGTGATCCGGACGAGGCTCCGTCGGACGACGAGTAG
- a CDS encoding TIGR03085 family metal-binding protein yields the protein MTLAQDERAQLVLTLTAVGETAPTLCGDWTAKDLAAHLVVRERRLDAAPGILLPLLAGYTEKVQNAVATTPYDELVAAIAGGPPIWSPFKLLDPLINVGEMFVHHEDLRRARPEWSSRVLSVEMENRLWSIAGMIGRRAYRGSPVGVVLQTPDGRTTTVRKAGVRQVVLAGKPSELLLHAFGRSAVDLDPSGDPDGVDAVQSLDRSF from the coding sequence GTGACCCTTGCACAGGACGAACGCGCACAACTGGTACTCACCCTCACCGCGGTGGGGGAGACCGCTCCGACATTGTGCGGAGACTGGACCGCCAAAGACCTCGCTGCGCATCTTGTAGTCAGGGAACGCCGGTTGGATGCAGCGCCGGGCATTCTGCTGCCCTTGCTGGCTGGATACACCGAGAAGGTGCAGAACGCGGTCGCGACCACACCGTACGACGAACTCGTCGCAGCGATTGCCGGCGGCCCGCCGATCTGGTCGCCCTTCAAACTCCTCGATCCGTTGATCAACGTCGGCGAAATGTTCGTTCATCACGAGGACCTGCGCAGGGCTCGGCCGGAATGGTCATCGCGGGTGCTCTCGGTCGAGATGGAGAACCGACTGTGGTCGATCGCCGGGATGATCGGTCGGCGTGCCTACCGCGGATCGCCCGTCGGGGTGGTGTTGCAGACCCCGGACGGCCGGACGACAACGGTGCGGAAGGCGGGCGTCAGGCAGGTCGTTCTGGCAGGGAAGCCGTCGGAGCTTCTCTTGCACGCATTCGGACGAAGCGCCGTCGACCTGGATCCGTCGGGCGATCCAGATGGCGTCGACGCTGTTCAGAGCCTCGACCGCAGCTTTTGA
- a CDS encoding sulfite exporter TauE/SafE family protein, producing the protein MPISEILVILVAGFGAGAINAVVGSGTLITFPTLVAFGYPPVIATMSNAIGLVAGSVSGTWGYRKELRGQWSRLKWQMPASFVGALLGAWLLRHLPESVFSMVVPFLLIGALILVVLQPRIQVWAKRRSEAAGVAVDHISRTKLTLLTIGTFAVGVYGGYFTAAQGILLIGVMGVLLPDSMQRMNAAKNLLSLIVNVVAAATFTIVAFHDISWAAAGLIAAGSLVGGSVGARYGRRLSPWALRITIVVIGLIGLWRLLA; encoded by the coding sequence GTGCCGATCTCCGAAATTCTCGTCATTCTCGTTGCAGGCTTCGGTGCAGGCGCCATCAATGCCGTCGTCGGGTCGGGAACTCTCATCACGTTTCCGACTCTGGTCGCCTTCGGATATCCCCCAGTCATCGCGACGATGTCCAATGCCATCGGACTCGTCGCGGGCAGTGTGTCCGGAACCTGGGGCTACCGCAAGGAACTGCGCGGCCAATGGTCACGACTGAAGTGGCAGATGCCGGCGTCCTTCGTCGGCGCTCTCCTCGGCGCCTGGCTGCTTCGTCACCTCCCCGAGTCGGTCTTCTCGATGGTGGTTCCGTTCCTGTTGATCGGCGCGCTCATACTCGTCGTCTTGCAGCCGCGAATCCAGGTCTGGGCCAAGCGACGTTCGGAAGCGGCGGGTGTTGCTGTCGACCACATCAGTCGAACAAAACTGACCTTGCTGACGATCGGAACGTTCGCAGTCGGTGTATACGGCGGTTATTTCACTGCAGCACAAGGAATCCTGCTGATCGGCGTCATGGGAGTGCTGCTTCCGGACTCGATGCAGCGTATGAATGCGGCCAAGAACCTGCTGTCGCTCATCGTGAACGTGGTTGCTGCAGCGACCTTCACGATCGTCGCGTTCCACGACATCAGCTGGGCAGCTGCAGGATTGATCGCTGCCGGATCTTTGGTCGGCGGTTCGGTCGGCGCTCGTTACGGCAGAAGACTGTCGCCGTGGGCCCTACGGATCACCATCGTCGTCATCGGCCTGATCGGCCTGTGGCGACTACTGGCCTGA
- a CDS encoding ribonuclease J: MSRPARSRGRATRSAGPPADKPAQTSKPVVQNSARTQRPDTRTEFDPTDRLGTPPKAPFKGLRIVALGGIGEIGRNMTVFEHQGKLLIVDCGVLFPEDQQPGVDLILPDFRHIENRMGDVEAVVLTHGHEDHIGAVPFLLRLRPDLPVIGSKFTLALVAAKCREHRLRPNLVEVIEGQKTTHGPFECEYFAVNHSIPDALAIAIRTEAGLTLHTGDIKLDQLPLDGRLTDLAGFSRLGDEGVDLFLVDSTNAEVPGFVTPEREIGGVLDTVIGKAKQRVIVASFASHVHRIQQVIDVAERYNRRVAFVGRSMVRNMQIAQDLGYLRVPAGLEVNVDTAATLPDDRLVLISTGSQGEPLSALSRMARGEHRQINIKANDLVVLASSLIPGNENSVFAVVNGLAKRGATVVTQQNAKVHVSGHASAGELLYLYNAVRPTNAMPVHGEWRHLRANAALAKATGVAEDRVVLAEDGVVVDMVDGLARIVGQVPVGHVYVDGLSVGDVGDSTLSDRLVLGEGGFIAITVAVDSATGRAVAAPEVSGRGFSDDPAALKEAGQLVEAELQRLASDGVTDTHRIAQAVRRVVGRWVADKYRRKPMIVPTVMAVGHK; this comes from the coding sequence ATGAGTAGACCAGCACGATCACGCGGCCGCGCTACCCGAAGTGCAGGCCCACCGGCCGACAAACCCGCACAGACTTCGAAGCCCGTCGTACAGAATTCCGCGCGTACGCAACGCCCGGATACCCGCACAGAGTTCGATCCGACAGACAGGCTCGGCACTCCGCCGAAGGCCCCTTTCAAGGGTCTGCGAATCGTAGCTCTCGGCGGAATCGGCGAAATCGGCCGAAACATGACGGTTTTCGAGCACCAGGGCAAGCTCTTGATCGTCGACTGCGGCGTGCTGTTTCCCGAGGACCAGCAACCTGGCGTCGACTTGATCCTTCCCGACTTTCGGCACATCGAGAACCGGATGGGAGACGTCGAGGCCGTCGTTCTCACTCACGGCCACGAGGATCACATCGGCGCTGTCCCGTTCCTGTTGCGTCTACGGCCGGACCTCCCGGTCATCGGCTCGAAGTTCACCCTTGCACTCGTGGCGGCAAAGTGTCGCGAGCATCGCCTGCGGCCCAACCTGGTCGAGGTCATCGAGGGCCAGAAGACGACTCATGGGCCGTTCGAGTGCGAGTATTTCGCTGTCAACCACTCGATTCCGGACGCGCTCGCAATCGCGATCCGGACCGAAGCAGGCCTCACGCTGCACACCGGTGACATCAAGCTCGATCAACTGCCGCTCGACGGCCGCCTCACCGACCTCGCGGGCTTCTCGCGACTTGGCGACGAGGGCGTCGACCTCTTCCTCGTCGACTCCACGAACGCCGAGGTACCCGGGTTCGTCACGCCCGAGCGCGAGATCGGTGGAGTCCTCGACACCGTCATCGGCAAGGCGAAGCAGCGTGTCATCGTCGCGTCCTTCGCGAGCCATGTTCACCGCATCCAGCAGGTCATCGACGTCGCGGAGAGATACAACCGGCGCGTGGCGTTCGTTGGACGATCCATGGTCCGGAACATGCAGATCGCGCAGGATCTGGGATACCTCCGTGTGCCCGCGGGTCTCGAGGTCAATGTCGATACTGCGGCGACGCTGCCGGACGACCGACTGGTATTGATCTCCACCGGTTCGCAGGGCGAACCGCTGTCCGCCCTGTCCCGGATGGCTCGCGGCGAACACCGTCAGATCAACATCAAGGCAAACGATCTGGTGGTTTTGGCGTCGTCGCTCATTCCCGGCAACGAGAACTCGGTGTTCGCTGTCGTCAACGGACTCGCCAAGCGAGGTGCGACCGTCGTCACCCAGCAGAACGCGAAGGTGCACGTCTCCGGACACGCGTCCGCAGGTGAACTCCTGTACTTGTACAACGCGGTGAGACCCACCAACGCAATGCCGGTGCACGGCGAATGGCGTCATCTTCGAGCGAATGCCGCGCTGGCGAAGGCCACGGGCGTTGCCGAGGACCGCGTCGTTCTGGCCGAGGACGGCGTCGTCGTCGACATGGTCGACGGGCTGGCACGCATCGTCGGCCAGGTACCGGTCGGGCACGTCTATGTCGATGGGCTCTCCGTCGGCGATGTCGGTGACTCGACGCTGTCCGACCGCTTGGTCCTGGGCGAGGGCGGCTTCATCGCCATCACCGTTGCCGTGGATTCCGCGACCGGCCGGGCAGTTGCGGCTCCTGAGGTCTCCGGCCGCGGTTTCTCCGACGATCCTGCGGCGCTCAAGGAAGCCGGTCAGTTGGTCGAGGCAGAACTGCAGCGATTGGCATCGGACGGAGTCACCGACACCCATCGGATCGCGCAAGCAGTTCGTCGTGTCGTCGGCCGCTGGGTTGCCGACAAGTACCGGCGCAAGCCGATGATCGTGCCGACCGTGATGGCGGTCGGACACAAGTAG